In one window of Acanthochromis polyacanthus isolate Apoly-LR-REF ecotype Palm Island chromosome 8, KAUST_Apoly_ChrSc, whole genome shotgun sequence DNA:
- the LOC110966523 gene encoding transcription initiation factor TFIID subunit 4-like, with protein sequence MAGASDPLEDMLFTEVDEKAVSDLVGSLESQLGDRNTPAASYSDGKREAAAAAAGHFSGKVRDPTGSAEPQQGHPKAGLTQEPGANEPLSGKSLPSSTSAAAAAAGAGISPGASLPAAGAAPPAASPGPGPVTLSTQPAAASFQRAAVLGPSTAPGGSAVPAAEVRTSSPGVQSLNGGAVKLVNSPGVPPPGATPPAGAGSVISGGATIIAPSFPVSSSAVALQRLPSPATTVAQNGVDPKAAPLVAPSASSAPVPNHSSPLMHTKMLVPGQPASGSAVILTSTPPPAAQSPISQTQTGTSPAPTVTLVKPTVNGVAQPAVAVVRPPGTAVVATSIQQQRPGLVAAARPAAPQPALAVRPQQQTTIQLPPGFTMPPGMVLVRTEAGQLVMVPQQVLAQAQAKTQQGQTVTNISPRPTAPTAGATIRVSTATTAAGAQTVRLASPTQPRMVQSPSTTAVQTLAVAPGGAAVSVKMAPQKTPTVITAGGTTAAKPTGVQTSPMTSTTPSPAARVTVVSQEMQENVKKCKNFLATLIKLASHNSPSPDTSKNVKALVQDLLDAKIEPEEFTTRLQAELKSSPQPYLIPFLKKSLPALRQSLLSSQQSLMTAPPTTSAPPPAAPGSVTTSAVIRPRLPIGSSGTTVRLNAPINTAALVGRPGVQTRSPVVISQTFRPAGTLIRGPTTIAGKPPVNMTVQANQKKLSDPGGGTFRDDDDINDVASMAGVNLNEENARILATSSELVGTKIRSCKDESFLPTGLLHRRILDTAKKLGVTEVPLEVVNFVSHATQSRLRSLLERVSAVAQHRTDGGKDEELYEQTSDVRSQLRFFEQLERMEKQRKDEQEREMLLKAAKSRARQEDPEQARLKQKAKEMQQQELAQMRQRDANLTALAAIGPRKKRRLDSPGASSGNEVASGSGPSPSVPASSSRQQLRQRITRVNLRDFIFCLEQDRSTARSLMLYKALLK encoded by the exons ATGGCGGGAGCCTCCGACCCACTGGAGGACATGCTCTTCACCGAGGTGGACGAGAAGGCGGTCAGCGACCTGGTGGGCTCCCTGGAGTCCCAGCTGGGCGACAGAAACACTCCCGCCGCTTCTTATTCCGATGGGAAACGGGAGGCAGCTGCGGCCGCTGCCGGCCACTTCTCAGGGAAAGTGCGCGATCCAACGGGGTCCGCGGAGCCGCAACAAGGGCATCCGAAAGCGGGGTTAACCCAAGAGCCGGGCGCTAACGAGCCGCTGTCCGGGAAAAGCCTCCCCTCCTCTACCTccgctgccgccgccgccgccgggGCCGGGATCTCCCCCGGAGCCAGTCTGCCGGCCGCCGGAGCAGCTCCCCCGGCTGCTTCCCCGGGACCGGGACCCGTAACTTTGAGCACTCAGCCTGCCGCCGCTAGCTTCCAGCGGGCGGCTGTCCTGGGTCCCAGCACGGCTCCCGGCGGCTCCGCGGTGCCCGCGGCGGAGGTCCGGACCTCCTCTCCCGGCGTGCAAAGTTTAAACGGCGGCGCGGTAAAGTTGGTGAACTCGCCCGGGGTCCCTCCACCCGGAGCCACTCCGCCCGCCGGGGCCGGCTCGGTGATCAGCGGGGGCGCCACTATCATCGCCCCTAGCTTCCCGGTGAGCTCCTCCGCCGTGGCCCTGCAGAGGCTCCCCAGCCCGGCGACCACCGTGGCCCAGAACGGGGTGGACCCCAAGGCGGCCCCGCTGGTGGCCCCGTCCGCCTCCAGCGCTCCGGTCCCGAACCACAGCAGCCCTCTGATGCACACCAAGATGCTGGTTCCGGGTCAGCCCGCCTCCGGGAGCGCCGTGATCCTGACCAGCACCCCCCCACCGGCCGCCCAGTCTCCCATCAGCCAGACCCAGACCGGGACCAGTCCGGCGCCCACCGTCACCCTGGTCAAGCCCACGGTGAACGGGGTGGCCCAGCCCGCGGTGGCCGTGGTCCGGCCGCCCGGCACTGCGGTAGTGGCCACCTCCATCCAGCAGCAGAGACCCGGGCTGGTGGCCGCCGCCCGGCCAGCGGCCCCCCAGCCGGCCCTGGCGGTCCGACCCCAGCAGCAGACCACCATCCAGCTGCCCCCCGGCTTCACCATGCCTCCAG GCATGGTTCTGGTCCGGACCGAGGCGGGTCAGCTGGTCATGGTTCCTCAGCAGGTTCTGGCTCAGGCCCAGGCCAAGACCCAGCAGGGCCAGACGGTGACCAACATCAGCCCCAGACCGACGGCACCCACAGCCGGAGCCACCATCCGGGTCAGCACCGCCACCACG GCTGCTGGAGCTCAGACCGTCCGCCTGGCCTCCCCCACTCAGCCCAGGATGGTTCAGTCCCCCTCCACCACCGCCGTACAG ACGCTCGCCGTGGCGCCCGGTGGAGCCGCCGTGTCGGTAAAGATGGCACCACAGAAAACTCCAACTGTCATCACGGCCGGCGGGACGACCGCCGCTAAACCCACCGGCGTCCAGACATCCCCCATGACCAGTACCACTCCGTCCCCCGCTGCCAGGGTTACCGTGGTATCACAG GAGATGCAGGAAAACGTGAAGAAATGCAAGAACTTCTTGGCAACACTCATCAAGCTGGCGTCTCACAATTCTCCCTCTCCAGATACCTCCAAGAATGTGAAGGCCCTAGTCCAGGACCTGCTG GATGCAAAAATTGAGCCTGAGGAGTTCACCACTCGGCTGCAGGCTGAGCTGAAGTCCTCCCCACAGCCCTACCTCATCCCCTTCCTCAAG AAAAGCCTTCCTGCTCTGCGTCAGTCGTTGCTAAGCAGCCAACAGTCTCTGATGACTGCCCCCCCCACCACCTCAGCCCCTCCCCCGGCGGCCCCCGGATCCGTCACCACCAGCGCCGTCATCAGACCGAGGCTTCCGATTGGATCATCCGGCACCACCGTCAGGCTGAACGCACCGATCAACACGGCAGCTCTG GTGGGTCGTCCAGGTGTTCAGACTCGGTCTCCTGTGGTCATTAGTCAGACGTTCAGACCTGCAG gTACACTCATACGAGGACCCACAACCATCGCCGGCAAACCTCCTGTGAACATGACGGTACAAGCCAATCAGAAGAAGCTGAGTGACCCAGGGGGCGGGACTTTCAG AGATGATGATGACATCAACGACGTAGCGTCGATGGCGGGCGTCAACCTGAACGAGGAGAACGCTCGTATCCTAGCAACCAGCTCGGAGCTCGTCGGAACCAAAATCCGATCCTGCAAAGACGAATCCTTCCTGCCCACCGGCCTGCTACACCGCCGCATCCTCGACACAG CTAAGAAGCTGGGTGTCACCGAGGTTCCTCTAGAGGTGGTGAACTTTGTCTCCCATGCCACCCAGTCCAGACTCCGCTCGCTGCTGGAGAGAGTTTCAGCTGTGGCTCAGCACCGCACCGACGGAGGGAAG GATGAAGAACTTTATGAACAGACGTCAGATGTTCGTTCTCAGCTTCGGTTCTTTGAGCAGCTGGAGAGGATGGAGAAGCAGAGGAAGgatgagcaggagagggagatgCTGCTGAAGGCTGCCAAG agtcgtGCCAGACAGGAAGATCCTGAACAGGCCCGACTGAAGCAGAAAGCTAAAGAG atgcagcagcaggaactggCTCAGATGCGACAGAGAGACGCTAACCTCACAGCTCTGGCTGCCATCGGACCTCGAAAGAAACGTAGACTGGACTCACCTGGAGCCTCGAGTGGAAATGAG GTGGCGTCTGGTTCCGGCCCATCCCCCTCGGTTCCGGCGTCTTCGTCCCGGCAGCAGCTCCGTCAGCGGATCACTCGGGTCAACCTCAGGGACTTCATCTTCTGTCTGGAGCAGGACCGCAGCACGGCACGTTCTCTGATGCTCTACAAAGCTCTGCTCAAATGA